A genome region from Pseudanabaena sp. Chao 1811 includes the following:
- a CDS encoding Uma2 family endonuclease, with product MKSTLQGELVPEINRILKPHRIGRAYPELRCTFGGRSTVPDITVFKWERIPREANGEVSNTFAIAPDWTIEILSPDQSQTKVTKNILHCLKHGTQMGWLIDPDEKTVFVYQQKQEIEVFEEPEAILPVPDFANGLQLTDKDLFAWLLD from the coding sequence ATGAAAAGTACATTGCAAGGCGAACTTGTCCCAGAGATTAATCGGATCTTGAAACCGCATCGGATTGGTCGTGCTTATCCTGAATTGCGTTGTACCTTTGGTGGTCGTTCAACAGTGCCCGATATTACTGTTTTCAAATGGGAGAGAATTCCCCGTGAAGCTAATGGTGAGGTCTCTAATACTTTTGCGATCGCACCCGATTGGACAATAGAAATCCTCTCACCCGATCAAAGTCAAACCAAAGTAACCAAAAATATTCTGCATTGCCTAAAGCACGGCACACAAATGGGTTGGCTAATCGATCCAGATGAAAAAACGGTATTTGTCTATCAGCAAAAACAAGAAATCGAAGTTTTTGAAGAACCAGAGGCAATTCTTCCCGTTCCAGATTTTGCTAATGGCTTACAACTTACAGACAAAGACTTATTTGCGTGGCTATTAGATTGA
- a CDS encoding transposase, whose amino-acid sequence MESIVKHAQGLVYSLICLMPSVYQKASLNAILGLFLEAQGHPYPEHTQVKSASALSRFLNHYNWSTRGLIRATRLSILGQIAKHRPSKRVPLKILIDLTTLEKSGKFLHLSNPTPNEPDPWVRILNGKRGLHLVVLYLVYGEWRVPWSFRVWRGKGYSSPSDLACKLLGTVPKQLTQGKTVIVLADTEFSTVKFFNAVRAKSWRIVVGVRNNRKLQDGRTVKQLYPHGKRGQLILLEGLSTPLTISWFWLKRADSKRELRFVVSSHPYSGAYLVMLGRKRWAIEGFFKTIKHRFGLHCFGQSTKLGVYRWLILSLLSYLLAHWIDQWSFPPILDWKATCDLTLSVLFPSVLWLKLLRYLQISADIAARHGFEIILKPIPT is encoded by the coding sequence ATGGAAAGCATCGTTAAGCACGCCCAAGGTTTAGTGTATAGCCTAATTTGTCTGATGCCAAGTGTGTATCAAAAAGCAAGTCTGAATGCAATATTAGGGCTATTTCTGGAAGCGCAAGGGCATCCCTATCCAGAACATACACAGGTAAAATCAGCGAGTGCATTAAGCCGATTTCTCAATCACTATAACTGGTCAACAAGAGGACTAATTCGAGCAACAAGGCTGTCAATTTTGGGGCAAATCGCCAAGCATCGCCCATCGAAGAGAGTGCCATTAAAGATACTGATAGACCTGACCACCTTAGAAAAAAGCGGCAAGTTTTTACATTTGAGCAATCCCACCCCAAACGAACCAGACCCATGGGTGAGAATCCTCAACGGAAAGCGAGGACTACATCTGGTTGTACTGTATCTGGTCTATGGAGAGTGGCGCGTACCATGGAGTTTTAGAGTATGGCGCGGCAAAGGATACTCCAGTCCCTCTGACTTAGCTTGTAAGTTATTGGGGACAGTACCCAAGCAACTAACCCAAGGCAAGACTGTGATTGTCCTTGCTGATACTGAGTTTAGTACGGTGAAGTTTTTCAATGCTGTCCGCGCCAAGTCTTGGCGCATCGTTGTCGGTGTCCGCAACAATCGTAAACTTCAAGATGGACGTACCGTCAAACAACTTTATCCCCATGGCAAACGTGGACAACTAATTTTACTGGAAGGGCTAAGTACGCCTTTGACGATCTCTTGGTTCTGGCTCAAAAGAGCCGATAGTAAACGGGAGTTACGCTTTGTGGTCTCTTCTCATCCTTATTCTGGCGCTTATCTGGTGATGTTAGGTCGTAAGCGTTGGGCGATTGAGGGATTCTTCAAAACCATCAAACATCGCTTTGGTTTGCATTGTTTTGGGCAATCTACAAAACTTGGCGTTTATCGTTGGCTTATCCTCTCTCTGCTTTCTTATCTTTTGGCTCATTGGATTGATCAATGGTCGTTTCCTCCCATCTTGGACTGGAAAGCTACCTGTGATTTAACCCTTTCTGTTTTATTCCCTTCTGTCCTTTGGTTGAAACTTCTCAGGTATCTTCAAATTAGTGCCGATATTGCTGCTCGTCATGGCTTTGAAATTATTCTCAAACCCATTCCCACTTGA
- a CDS encoding ISAs1 family transposase — protein MDYLTQLPLWAGLQTIALVQSERRINGKVSTENRYYISSLPSNATVIAEAVRTHWSIENSLHWVLDVSFHEDASRIRKDNSPENMAMLRHFALNLLSCDKSSKSSMGYVDFSE, from the coding sequence TTGGATTACCTGACTCAATTGCCTCTATGGGCTGGTTTACAAACTATTGCCTTAGTTCAGAGTGAACGCAGAATCAATGGGAAAGTCTCCACTGAAAATCGCTACTACATTTCTAGCTTGCCTTCCAATGCAACCGTTATTGCAGAGGCTGTTCGTACTCATTGGTCGATTGAAAATTCATTGCATTGGGTTTTAGATGTCTCTTTTCACGAAGATGCTTCCCGTATTCGCAAAGATAATTCTCCTGAAAATATGGCGATGCTGCGTCACTTTGCTCTTAATCTCTTAAGTTGCGATAAGTCTTCTAAGTCCAGTATGGGGTATGTGGATTTCTCCGAATGA
- a CDS encoding IS66 family transposase encodes MYRDLDSILALLPTQEDGLRLQKRYLELRENLFLFLDDPTIPPTNNSSEQSLRWSVIFRKVTNGFRSDWGRDLFAAVRSIVNTGRRQGFSAFESILIALNPVKSLFAIG; translated from the coding sequence TTGTATCGAGACCTTGACAGTATTCTGGCTCTGTTACCGACTCAAGAAGATGGACTGAGATTACAGAAGCGATATCTGGAGTTACGAGAAAACTTATTCCTGTTTTTGGATGACCCCACCATTCCACCGACTAATAACTCTAGCGAACAATCTTTGCGTTGGAGCGTCATTTTTAGAAAAGTTACGAATGGGTTTCGCTCTGATTGGGGGCGTGATTTATTTGCGGCTGTTCGTTCCATTGTCAATACTGGAAGAAGACAAGGCTTTTCTGCTTTTGAGTCCATTCTCATCGCTTTGAACCCCGTCAAATCCTTGTTTGCTATAGGTTGA
- the hisB gene encoding imidazoleglycerol-phosphate dehydratase HisB — protein MSYDTPRIAKVHRKTGETDVTVSLNLDGTGKGNINTGIPFLDHMLHQICSHGLIDLDVQATGDLHIDDHHTNEDVGIVLGQALGQALGDRKGINRFGHFVAPLDESLVQVALDFSGRPYLVYGLVIPNQRVGTYDTELVKEFFQAVVNHAQMTLHIRLLESGNSHHIIEAAFKAFARAMKVAIEVDPRRASVIPSSKGVL, from the coding sequence ATGTCCTACGATACTCCTCGCATTGCCAAAGTCCATCGCAAAACTGGTGAAACCGATGTCACCGTGTCGCTCAATCTTGATGGCACGGGCAAAGGCAATATCAATACTGGTATTCCCTTTCTCGATCATATGCTGCATCAAATTTGCTCCCACGGCTTGATCGATCTTGATGTCCAAGCTACAGGCGACTTACATATTGATGACCATCACACCAATGAGGATGTGGGGATTGTATTAGGACAAGCGCTCGGACAAGCACTAGGCGATCGCAAGGGCATTAATCGCTTTGGACATTTTGTGGCTCCCCTTGATGAGTCTCTGGTGCAGGTTGCCCTTGATTTTTCGGGTCGTCCCTATCTCGTCTATGGCTTAGTGATTCCCAATCAACGTGTGGGGACTTACGACACCGAGCTAGTGAAAGAATTTTTTCAAGCCGTAGTCAATCATGCTCAAATGACCTTACATATTCGCCTTTTAGAAAGCGGCAACTCCCACCACATCATCGAAGCTGCTTTTAAAGCTTTTGCCCGTGCGATGAAAGTGGCGATCGAAGTCGATCCACGTCGCGCCAGTGTGATTCCTAGCTCTAAAGGCGTTTTATAA
- a CDS encoding lysozyme inhibitor LprI family protein produces the protein MQKIFKSLPVALGLSCMAIAPAGSQTIAQSQNYGVAPPACHEQTQIALNFCAVRWAKTADFLRSLVYEDIKTQLTSAKQIQLKAIETNWNSYREKHCLDLSKPFRTGSIYPLLYHSCLARVTNDRIADLLGKSNSQLSPDETSQRLAKVLNQDNLKNSAGQIQWLRYQSLQCRFEALQFTETPQRAKQCRDRLAASRLRELEKIR, from the coding sequence ATGCAAAAGATTTTCAAGTCTCTTCCAGTCGCCTTGGGACTGTCTTGTATGGCGATCGCGCCTGCTGGCTCGCAAACCATTGCTCAATCTCAAAACTATGGCGTTGCACCACCCGCTTGCCATGAGCAAACCCAGATTGCGCTTAATTTCTGTGCTGTGCGCTGGGCAAAAACCGCTGATTTTTTGCGATCGCTAGTTTATGAAGATATCAAGACGCAACTAACTTCAGCCAAGCAGATCCAACTGAAAGCGATCGAAACAAATTGGAATTCCTATCGCGAGAAACACTGCCTAGATTTGAGCAAACCATTCCGTACAGGTTCCATTTATCCATTGCTTTACCACAGTTGTCTAGCTAGGGTAACGAATGATCGCATTGCTGATTTGCTAGGCAAAAGTAATTCGCAACTTTCTCCCGATGAAACATCTCAGCGTCTTGCCAAAGTTCTCAATCAAGATAATCTCAAAAATTCGGCTGGGCAGATTCAATGGCTACGTTATCAATCTCTGCAATGTCGATTTGAGGCTTTACAGTTTACGGAGACACCTCAGAGGGCAAAGCAATGTCGCGATCGTTTAGCAGCAAGTCGGCTAAGGGAACTAGAGAAAATTAGATAG
- a CDS encoding ribosomal maturation YjgA family protein, translated as MLANRLTFNRKYFLLTILLFVIEVCIAIWVDDRLIRPLVGDVLVVILIYCFIRSFWQAPVKAVALSVFIFACAIEGLQYLNLIDKLGLRQYRLLVIVLGSTFDWADIIAYALGTAIILITENRINHK; from the coding sequence ATGTTAGCGAATAGACTTACCTTCAATCGAAAATACTTCCTTTTAACAATTCTTCTCTTTGTAATAGAAGTCTGTATTGCAATTTGGGTTGACGATCGCTTGATTCGTCCTTTGGTTGGAGACGTTCTGGTTGTCATTCTCATCTATTGTTTTATTAGATCTTTTTGGCAAGCCCCAGTCAAAGCCGTAGCGCTATCAGTTTTTATCTTTGCTTGTGCGATCGAAGGCTTGCAGTATCTAAATCTTATTGACAAGCTAGGATTGCGTCAGTACAGGCTCTTAGTAATTGTTTTAGGCTCCACCTTTGATTGGGCGGATATTATTGCCTATGCTCTTGGCACAGCAATCATTCTTATTACAGAAAATAGAATTAATCATAAGTGA
- a CDS encoding cation-translocating P-type ATPase, protein MATNIPTNQVWHALTAEEAIASLDVNPELGLESWQISDRRAVYGRNELTGKAGRTKLSIFVDQFTNIMLLMLMGVAVVSAVLDLRVGSFPKDAVAIAAIVILNGILGYVQESRAEQALAALKRMAAPNVRVLREGKVAEILSAELVVGDIVFVDAGMQIAADGRLLEAAKLKVREGALTGESQGVTKIADQVFGEDESLGDRRNMVFQGTEVLQGRGMMVVTATGMQTELGKIANLLQDVELEETPLQKRMTELSKALVIASLVLVALVIVVGLWRNGDFVKLLNTSLSMAVAAVPEGLPAVITVTLALGTQRMVKRNALIRKLPAVETLGSVTTICSDKTGTLTQNKMVAESLFTANYAAQINGTGYEPIGEFAISRLAGDMLASDLNVYQCPEIQLLLAASAICNDAYLQKTGSNNQGTKGLSPLPVNTSQWKIIGDPTEGALLTLAGKSNLWQAQFTSYFTRVAEIPFTSERKLMSAIAAIQSMDAEDAPESMRTIASLLPDAPYFLFCKGSPELILERCDRIQLEKQISSITISQRSAINIQNTLLATKGMRVLGFAYLPLDHLPTESELNHIENKLVWLGLVGIRDALRSEAAVAVQVSRHAGIHTIMITGDHQLTAQAIARDLNIFSPENDKVLTGQEIELMDDDELTEIARQTAVYARVSPEHKLRIVQALQRGGEIVAMTGDGVNDAPALKQANIGIAMGITGTDVSKEASDMILLDDNYATIVAATEEGRTVYANIRRFIKYILGSNVGEVIAIASTPFLGFGAVPLTPLQILWMNLVTDGVPALALAVEPAEADVMERPPFNPQENIFARGLGWYILRIGVVFGLQTIALMEIAYNSGNLSWHEHWKTITFTTLCIAQMGHALSCRSDSKLLIELNPISNPYLLVSVIFTTILQLSLLYVPTLRQFFGTDALTASELGLCFGFSMLLVLWTESEKLVSRWWGKRRTPKSIVKNQP, encoded by the coding sequence ATGGCAACAAATATACCAACCAACCAAGTTTGGCACGCACTGACTGCTGAAGAAGCGATCGCGTCTTTGGATGTTAATCCAGAGCTAGGGCTAGAGTCTTGGCAAATTAGCGATCGCCGTGCGGTCTACGGGCGTAATGAATTGACTGGCAAAGCAGGACGTACCAAGCTGAGTATTTTTGTCGATCAGTTTACGAATATCATGCTGTTGATGCTGATGGGCGTAGCCGTGGTGTCAGCAGTATTGGACTTGCGGGTGGGTAGTTTCCCAAAAGATGCCGTAGCGATCGCTGCGATCGTCATTCTCAATGGGATTTTAGGCTATGTACAGGAAAGTCGCGCCGAGCAAGCATTGGCAGCTTTGAAACGGATGGCGGCTCCCAATGTGCGGGTATTGCGCGAAGGCAAAGTTGCGGAAATTCTGTCGGCAGAATTGGTGGTTGGCGACATTGTATTTGTGGATGCGGGGATGCAGATTGCGGCGGATGGGCGCTTACTGGAGGCGGCAAAGCTAAAGGTGCGGGAAGGGGCGCTCACAGGCGAATCGCAGGGAGTTACAAAGATTGCCGATCAAGTATTTGGAGAGGATGAGTCCTTAGGCGATCGGCGCAATATGGTCTTTCAGGGAACTGAGGTGTTGCAGGGGCGGGGGATGATGGTAGTTACGGCTACGGGGATGCAGACGGAATTAGGAAAGATTGCCAATCTGCTGCAAGATGTGGAATTGGAAGAAACTCCATTACAGAAGCGAATGACGGAACTATCGAAGGCGCTGGTAATCGCCTCCTTAGTGCTAGTAGCTCTGGTAATTGTGGTGGGACTATGGAGAAATGGGGACTTTGTGAAGTTACTCAATACTTCCCTCAGTATGGCAGTAGCCGCAGTTCCCGAAGGTTTGCCTGCGGTAATTACCGTGACGCTTGCCCTAGGAACGCAGAGAATGGTGAAGCGCAATGCGCTCATTCGCAAATTACCTGCGGTGGAAACCCTCGGTTCCGTTACAACCATTTGTTCCGATAAAACGGGAACTCTCACCCAAAATAAAATGGTTGCCGAAAGCCTCTTTACCGCGAATTATGCAGCACAAATTAATGGCACAGGTTATGAACCCATTGGCGAATTTGCGATTTCCCGTTTAGCAGGAGATATGCTCGCCAGTGATTTGAATGTTTATCAATGTCCTGAAATACAACTTCTGCTAGCTGCAAGTGCGATTTGTAATGATGCCTATTTGCAGAAAACTGGTTCTAACAATCAAGGAACAAAGGGCTTAAGCCCCTTGCCCGTTAACACTTCTCAATGGAAAATCATCGGTGATCCGACGGAAGGAGCCTTATTGACTCTGGCAGGTAAAAGCAATCTTTGGCAAGCCCAATTTACGAGCTATTTTACAAGGGTTGCGGAAATTCCTTTTACCTCTGAGCGCAAGTTAATGAGTGCGATCGCGGCGATTCAGAGTATGGATGCTGAAGATGCGCCCGAATCGATGCGAACGATCGCTAGTTTATTGCCCGATGCTCCCTATTTCTTATTTTGTAAAGGGTCTCCTGAATTGATTCTAGAGCGATGCGATCGCATTCAACTCGAAAAGCAAATTAGCTCCATTACAATTTCCCAAAGATCAGCGATCAATATCCAAAATACACTCCTTGCCACGAAGGGAATGCGCGTCTTAGGTTTTGCCTATTTGCCTTTAGATCATCTGCCAACGGAATCAGAACTTAATCATATTGAAAACAAACTGGTATGGCTGGGACTAGTGGGCATCCGTGACGCACTACGGTCAGAAGCAGCAGTTGCGGTGCAGGTGAGCCGCCATGCAGGGATTCACACGATCATGATTACAGGCGATCATCAACTGACGGCTCAAGCGATCGCCCGTGATTTGAATATCTTCTCTCCTGAAAACGATAAGGTATTGACGGGGCAAGAAATTGAATTAATGGATGATGATGAGTTAACGGAAATTGCGCGACAAACTGCTGTCTATGCCAGAGTCTCACCTGAGCATAAATTACGCATTGTCCAAGCATTGCAACGCGGAGGCGAAATCGTGGCAATGACAGGGGATGGGGTAAATGATGCTCCTGCATTGAAACAGGCGAATATTGGCATTGCGATGGGAATTACGGGAACGGATGTATCTAAGGAAGCGAGCGATATGATTCTGCTCGATGATAACTATGCGACGATTGTGGCAGCAACGGAGGAGGGGCGAACAGTTTACGCCAATATTCGCCGCTTCATTAAATATATTCTCGGTAGTAATGTCGGTGAAGTGATTGCGATCGCTTCTACGCCATTTCTAGGCTTTGGCGCAGTGCCTTTGACTCCACTACAAATATTATGGATGAATCTCGTTACCGATGGTGTGCCAGCCCTTGCCCTTGCCGTGGAACCCGCTGAAGCCGATGTGATGGAGCGACCTCCCTTTAATCCTCAAGAGAATATTTTTGCAAGGGGTTTAGGTTGGTATATTCTGCGAATTGGTGTGGTTTTTGGATTGCAGACGATCGCCTTAATGGAAATCGCCTATAACTCTGGCAATCTCTCATGGCATGAGCATTGGAAGACGATTACCTTTACGACGCTCTGTATCGCGCAAATGGGTCATGCCCTTTCCTGTCGTTCTGATTCCAAATTACTGATTGAATTAAATCCTATTTCCAATCCCTATCTGTTAGTGTCCGTCATATTCACCACAATTCTGCAACTGTCATTGCTCTATGTGCCAACATTACGGCAATTCTTCGGCACTGATGCGCTCACAGCGTCAGAATTGGGCTTATGCTTTGGATTTAGTATGCTCCTAGTCCTCTGGACGGAATCTGAGAAACTGGTGTCAAGATGGTGGGGTAAGCGTCGTACACCAAAATCCATTGTCAAGAATCAGCCCTAA